The Inediibacterium massiliense genome has a segment encoding these proteins:
- the mfd gene encoding transcription-repair coupling factor: MQTNIFLQTIKNLREYKELEYGIEKGTYPILVNGLMDAQTAHMIFALSKNYKKQSLIITSNEYEGKKLYENLKFFRDEVYFYPAKELIFYHYEAHSHQRLEERLNGMIQILQNPNCIVVAPIESILYPIMPKDEFEKKSIKLIYGQVIELTKVIRDFIDLGYERVDMVEAKGQFSVRGGIIDFFPITNENPYRIELFDDEIDSIRAFDIYSQLSIQNEKEVCIPPAQEVLFSQEVKKDSIEKVQQELKEQLKKLKKEEKNKLEEKINSFLEGLQIEDHPQGFENYLNYYYKKLDFLTDYIKDEAFIFIDDPSRMKERAVTAYKEFTDSFKELLQRGAVLPMQVNMMSRYEDFVFSLKERNVFLLSRLPQNISDFSPGKIVGFSAKTPSAFHGKMNLFAQELKDLKYKGYKTILLCGTKERGNRLERELKEQGIECTYLDDLNHSIESGQTFILQGNLGKGFEYVSNKFLVITEDEIFGNPKRKRSSKKRKDGRPIKSFMDLNIGDYVVHENHGIGKYVGVEQLKVEGAKKDYLKLKYSGEDLLYVPIEQMDLVQKYIGADGTGPKLNKLGGVEWKKTKAKAKGAIVDMAKDLLKLSALRQSSKGYTFSEDTPWQRQFEDSFPYEETPDQLRCADEIKKDMEKAIPMDRLLCGDVGYGKTEVAIRAAFKCVMDGKQVAVLVPTTILAQQHYNTFLDRFKNFPVEIEMLSRFKTGKEQGHIMEKAKIGSVDILIGTHRLLSKDIVFKDLGLLIIDEEQRFGVQHKEALKHLRKNVDVLTLTATPIPRTLHMSLIGLRDMSVIEDPPEERYPVQTYVLEYNDEVVKDAILREMGRGGQVYFVFNRVIGIQQMASRIQKLIPEVRIAVGHGQMSERQLENIMLAFMDGEYDVLLCTTIIETGLDISNVNTIIIYDADKMGLSQLYQLRGRVGRSNRLAYAYLTYQKDKILTEVAEKRLRAIKEFTEFGSGFKIAMRDLEIRGAGNLLGGEQHGHMESIGYDLYCKLLEDTVREMKGEQIQENIETSIEINVNAFVPEGYISNENHKLELYKKIASIKDRQDVKDLEEEIEDRFGDIPKAVMNLISIAHIKAMAQKIGMIRITETKMHAKLEFHISSKMNPFMISEMIQVYGNRVYVNAGNTPYIKFRYSILEQRVKELQNLLEKISGLQEDKI, translated from the coding sequence TTTTTTTACAGACCATAAAAAATTTAAGAGAGTATAAAGAACTTGAGTATGGGATAGAGAAAGGTACGTATCCTATTCTTGTAAATGGCCTTATGGATGCCCAAACTGCTCATATGATATTTGCACTGAGCAAGAATTATAAAAAGCAATCTTTGATTATTACTTCTAATGAATATGAAGGGAAAAAGCTTTATGAAAATTTAAAATTTTTTAGGGACGAGGTATATTTTTATCCAGCAAAAGAACTTATTTTCTATCATTATGAAGCTCATAGTCATCAAAGACTTGAGGAAAGATTAAACGGAATGATTCAAATTCTTCAAAACCCAAATTGTATTGTAGTGGCTCCTATTGAGAGTATTCTTTATCCTATTATGCCAAAAGATGAATTTGAGAAAAAATCTATTAAGCTTATATACGGACAAGTGATTGAACTTACAAAGGTAATAAGGGATTTTATAGATCTAGGATATGAAAGAGTAGATATGGTAGAGGCAAAAGGACAATTTAGTGTAAGAGGAGGAATTATAGATTTTTTTCCTATTACCAATGAAAATCCTTATCGAATTGAGTTATTTGATGATGAGATTGATTCTATAAGAGCTTTTGATATTTATTCTCAGCTTTCTATACAAAATGAAAAAGAAGTCTGTATTCCACCTGCTCAAGAAGTGTTATTTAGTCAAGAAGTAAAAAAAGATTCTATAGAAAAGGTACAACAAGAGTTGAAAGAACAACTCAAAAAATTAAAAAAGGAAGAAAAAAATAAATTAGAGGAAAAGATCAATAGTTTTTTAGAAGGGTTACAAATAGAAGATCATCCTCAAGGGTTTGAAAATTATTTAAATTACTATTATAAAAAACTGGATTTTTTAACAGATTATATAAAAGACGAAGCATTTATTTTCATAGATGATCCTTCTAGAATGAAAGAAAGGGCAGTGACTGCCTATAAAGAATTTACAGATTCTTTTAAGGAGCTTTTACAAAGAGGGGCAGTTCTTCCCATGCAGGTAAATATGATGAGTAGGTATGAGGATTTTGTATTTTCATTAAAAGAAAGAAATGTATTTCTTCTTAGTCGTTTGCCTCAAAATATATCTGATTTTTCACCTGGAAAAATTGTAGGATTTTCTGCAAAAACCCCGTCTGCTTTTCATGGCAAAATGAATTTATTTGCTCAAGAATTAAAAGATTTAAAATATAAGGGTTATAAAACCATATTACTTTGTGGAACAAAAGAAAGAGGAAATAGACTAGAGAGAGAACTTAAGGAACAAGGAATAGAATGTACCTATTTAGATGATTTGAATCACTCTATTGAGTCAGGACAGACATTCATTTTACAAGGAAATTTAGGAAAAGGATTTGAATATGTTTCAAACAAATTTTTGGTGATTACAGAAGATGAAATATTTGGTAATCCAAAGAGAAAAAGAAGTTCTAAAAAAAGAAAAGATGGACGTCCTATCAAATCTTTTATGGATTTAAATATAGGAGATTATGTAGTTCATGAAAATCATGGGATAGGCAAATATGTAGGTGTAGAACAATTAAAAGTAGAAGGTGCAAAAAAGGATTATTTAAAGTTAAAATATTCTGGAGAAGATCTTTTATATGTTCCTATTGAGCAAATGGACTTGGTTCAGAAATATATTGGAGCAGATGGGACAGGTCCAAAGCTTAATAAATTAGGAGGAGTGGAGTGGAAAAAGACTAAGGCAAAGGCAAAAGGTGCTATTGTAGATATGGCAAAGGATCTTTTGAAGTTAAGTGCCCTTCGTCAATCATCAAAAGGGTATACTTTTTCAGAAGATACACCTTGGCAAAGGCAGTTTGAAGATAGCTTTCCTTATGAAGAAACTCCAGATCAACTTCGTTGTGCTGATGAAATAAAAAAGGATATGGAAAAAGCTATCCCAATGGATAGACTTTTATGTGGAGATGTAGGGTATGGAAAAACAGAAGTCGCTATAAGAGCAGCTTTTAAATGTGTTATGGATGGAAAACAAGTGGCAGTATTAGTACCTACTACTATACTAGCTCAACAGCACTACAATACGTTTTTAGATAGATTTAAAAACTTTCCTGTAGAGATTGAAATGCTTAGTAGGTTTAAAACAGGAAAAGAACAAGGTCATATTATGGAAAAAGCAAAGATAGGATCTGTAGATATTTTAATAGGAACCCATAGACTCCTTTCAAAAGATATTGTATTTAAAGATTTAGGGCTTTTGATTATTGATGAGGAACAAAGATTTGGGGTCCAACATAAAGAGGCTTTAAAGCATCTTAGAAAAAATGTAGATGTACTTACCCTAACAGCTACCCCAATTCCTAGGACTCTACATATGTCTTTAATTGGACTTAGGGATATGAGTGTCATAGAAGACCCTCCTGAGGAGAGATATCCTGTTCAAACTTATGTGTTAGAATATAATGATGAAGTAGTAAAGGATGCAATTCTTAGGGAAATGGGAAGGGGAGGACAAGTTTATTTTGTGTTCAATCGAGTCATAGGAATACAACAAATGGCTTCAAGAATACAAAAGCTGATTCCAGAGGTAAGAATTGCTGTAGGTCATGGACAAATGAGTGAAAGACAGCTTGAGAATATTATGCTAGCTTTTATGGATGGAGAATATGATGTATTACTTTGTACTACTATTATTGAAACGGGATTAGATATATCTAATGTAAATACTATTATTATTTATGATGCAGATAAAATGGGACTGTCACAACTCTATCAGTTAAGAGGTCGAGTAGGAAGATCCAATCGATTGGCGTATGCTTATCTTACTTATCAAAAGGACAAGATTTTGACGGAAGTAGCTGAAAAGAGGTTAAGAGCTATTAAAGAATTTACAGAGTTTGGTTCAGGTTTTAAGATCGCTATGAGAGATTTAGAAATAAGAGGGGCAGGAAATCTTTTGGGAGGAGAACAACATGGGCATATGGAATCTATTGGATATGATCTGTATTGCAAACTCTTAGAAGATACAGTAAGGGAAATGAAGGGAGAACAAATACAAGAAAACATAGAAACATCTATAGAAATTAATGTGAATGCTTTTGTTCCAGAAGGATATATTTCTAATGAAAATCATAAATTAGAGCTATACAAAAAAATTGCATCTATAAAAGATAGGCAAGATGTAAAAGATCTAGAGGAAGAGATTGAAGATAGGTTTGGAGATATTCCAAAGGCTGTTATGAATTTGATTTCTATTGCTCACATAAAAGCTATGGCTCAAAAAATAGGGATGATTCGTATTACAGAGACAAAAATGCATGCCAAACTAGAATTTCATATTTCAAGCAAAATGAATCCTTTTATGATTAGTGAAATGATTCAAGTCTATGGAAATAGAGTGTATGTCAATGCAGGAAATACGCCATATATTAAGTTTAGATATTCCATATTGGAACAAAGGGTAAAAGAGTTACAAAATTTGTTAGAAAAAATTAGTGGTTTGCAGGAAGACAAAATTTAG
- a CDS encoding peptidylprolyl isomerase, producing the protein MKPIIKNMKGFVVLILTVALIISGCSTQGAGISKKEAVAKVGNEFISIEAYNKKFTLIKKDIERMYGDKIWSEDVKGTPYLKVVQEQVLETMINDEAIIQYMDSQNIKISQEEIEKEYKVFEKKLKENKEAEQFFKESGMDAELIKENIKMQKYGSKFQEKVMKKIEVTKKEIQEKKDFYVNNPYVRASHILVDKEETAKDILNKINSGEDFVKLAKEYSQDPGSAQSGGELGIFGQGQMVPEFEQAAFVLKDEEVSGLVKSQYGYHIIKRLPMTDESVKVEIQKEKFPQEMDKELEKIKKDLKVEKYPENIKNQPK; encoded by the coding sequence GTGAAACCCATAATAAAGAATATGAAAGGTTTTGTAGTACTGATTCTAACGGTGGCATTGATTATTTCAGGATGTAGTACTCAAGGAGCAGGAATTAGCAAGAAGGAAGCTGTTGCTAAGGTAGGAAATGAATTTATTAGTATAGAAGCATATAATAAAAAGTTTACATTGATTAAAAAAGATATTGAACGTATGTATGGAGATAAAATTTGGAGTGAAGATGTAAAAGGAACTCCATATCTTAAAGTAGTACAAGAACAAGTATTAGAAACTATGATTAATGATGAGGCCATTATTCAATATATGGATTCTCAAAATATAAAAATAAGTCAAGAAGAAATAGAAAAAGAATATAAGGTTTTTGAAAAAAAGCTTAAAGAAAATAAAGAAGCAGAACAATTTTTTAAAGAGAGTGGAATGGATGCAGAATTAATAAAAGAAAATATTAAAATGCAAAAGTATGGATCAAAATTTCAAGAAAAGGTAATGAAAAAAATAGAAGTTACAAAGAAAGAAATACAAGAGAAAAAAGATTTTTATGTAAACAATCCATATGTAAGAGCGAGTCATATTTTAGTAGATAAAGAAGAAACGGCAAAAGATATTTTAAATAAAATCAATAGTGGAGAAGATTTTGTGAAACTTGCAAAAGAATATTCACAAGACCCAGGATCAGCTCAAAGCGGTGGGGAGTTAGGGATATTTGGACAAGGACAAATGGTTCCAGAATTTGAGCAAGCAGCTTTTGTATTAAAAGATGAAGAAGTAAGTGGACTTGTAAAAAGTCAATATGGATATCATATTATTAAAAGATTACCTATGACAGATGAATCTGTTAAAGTGGAAATTCAAAAAGAAAAATTTCCACAAGAGATGGATAAAGAGTTAGAAAAAATTAAGAAAGATTTAAAAGTAGAAAAATATCCTGAAAACATAAAAAACCAACCTAAATAA
- the spoVT gene encoding stage V sporulation protein T: MKATGIVRRIDDLGRVVIPKEIRRTLRIREGDPLEIFTDRDGEVILKKYSPIGELNEFAVEYAESLYDALGHIAVIADRDTIIALAGGSKKEFLEKRVSKSFEKAMENKKPVLITEKDNTYSLTADGSDENKYTSQVIVPIITQGDAIGAVVLLSKDPDKILGELEIKVAETAANFLGKQMEQ, translated from the coding sequence GTGAAAGCGACAGGAATAGTTAGAAGAATTGATGATTTAGGTAGAGTAGTGATTCCAAAGGAAATCAGAAGAACTTTAAGAATTAGAGAAGGAGATCCATTAGAAATTTTTACAGATAGAGATGGAGAAGTAATTCTTAAAAAATATTCTCCAATAGGAGAGTTAAATGAGTTTGCAGTAGAATATGCTGAATCCTTATATGATGCATTAGGTCATATAGCAGTCATAGCAGATAGAGATACGATTATTGCTTTGGCAGGAGGATCTAAAAAAGAATTTTTAGAAAAAAGAGTGAGTAAATCTTTTGAAAAGGCAATGGAAAATAAAAAACCAGTACTTATTACAGAAAAAGATAACACATATTCTTTGACAGCAGATGGATCAGATGAAAATAAGTATACATCCCAAGTCATTGTTCCTATTATAACACAAGGAGATGCTATTGGAGCAGTGGTACTTTTATCTAAAGACCCAGACAAAATATTAGGGGAATTAGAAATAAAAGTTGCAGAAACTGCTGCAAATTTCTTAGGCAAACAAATGGAACAATAA
- a CDS encoding putative polysaccharide biosynthesis protein produces MSSKSFLKGAAILGIAGIIVKIMGAFFRIPLGNMIGEEGMGYYQASYPIYVFLLTISTAGIPTAISKLVSEKNAVGDRYGAHRVFKVSFILLLGIGIVTSAMLFFGAKVIVGFIKNEGAYYSMLAIAPALLFVPIMAAFRGYFQGLQDMIPTAISQIIEQFGRTVVGIVLAIILLKRGTEVAAAGASFGAAAGAITGALMIIFIYYKRRNKIMHEISLRPRGYEEAAGKILAKIFAIAVPITIGAAILPIMNMIDVAIVMRRLQAIGFSPEDANGLYGQLTGMAAPLINFPQIITVGLAVSLVPAISDASQRKDMNLVRENVQMGTRVSLLIGLPAAIGLVTLAKPIMLLLFPLRVQSAISAAGSLAILGFGVIFLTLVQTFTGVLQGLGRPTIPVINLFIGSFFKILATYSLTSIPSLNVKGAAIGTVTAYMVAALLNFFAVKRLTKTKFSVIQFLVKPIISVGAMGISVLFVYTRFIGVFGNRITTVAAVGIGALIYGMMLIATGSITKDDFDILPGGSKIGKILSSIGLLRK; encoded by the coding sequence ATGAGCAGTAAATCATTTTTAAAAGGAGCTGCTATCCTTGGAATAGCAGGTATCATTGTAAAAATAATGGGGGCATTTTTTAGGATTCCCCTTGGCAATATGATTGGAGAAGAAGGAATGGGATATTATCAAGCATCTTATCCAATTTATGTGTTTTTACTTACTATCTCTACGGCGGGGATTCCTACTGCTATATCCAAGCTTGTTTCAGAAAAGAATGCAGTTGGAGACCGATATGGAGCCCATAGAGTTTTTAAGGTTTCATTTATTCTTCTTTTAGGAATTGGGATTGTTACTTCAGCCATGTTATTTTTTGGAGCAAAGGTAATTGTAGGATTTATTAAAAATGAAGGAGCATATTATTCTATGCTAGCCATTGCACCAGCTTTATTATTTGTTCCTATTATGGCTGCTTTTCGTGGATATTTTCAAGGACTTCAGGACATGATTCCTACTGCCATATCTCAAATCATTGAGCAATTTGGTAGGACAGTAGTGGGTATTGTCTTGGCCATTATTCTTTTAAAAAGAGGAACGGAAGTGGCAGCAGCAGGAGCTTCCTTTGGAGCAGCAGCAGGGGCCATTACAGGAGCTTTGATGATTATTTTCATTTATTATAAAAGAAGAAACAAGATTATGCATGAAATTAGTTTAAGACCTAGAGGATATGAAGAAGCGGCAGGAAAAATTTTAGCCAAAATTTTTGCAATAGCAGTGCCTATTACTATAGGGGCAGCCATACTTCCTATTATGAATATGATTGATGTGGCTATTGTTATGAGAAGACTTCAAGCTATTGGATTTTCACCAGAAGATGCCAATGGCTTATATGGACAATTAACAGGAATGGCGGCACCTCTTATTAATTTTCCACAAATCATTACAGTAGGACTTGCGGTGAGTCTAGTTCCAGCCATATCTGATGCTAGTCAAAGAAAAGATATGAATCTTGTAAGAGAAAATGTACAAATGGGAACAAGGGTATCATTACTCATAGGACTTCCAGCTGCTATTGGACTTGTTACTTTGGCAAAGCCTATTATGTTACTTCTTTTTCCATTAAGAGTACAAAGCGCAATAAGTGCAGCAGGATCTTTGGCTATATTGGGATTTGGAGTGATTTTTTTAACACTTGTACAAACATTTACAGGGGTTTTACAGGGACTAGGAAGACCTACTATACCAGTGATAAACTTATTTATTGGTTCTTTCTTTAAAATTTTAGCAACTTATTCTTTAACATCTATTCCATCTTTAAATGTAAAAGGAGCAGCGATAGGAACTGTAACAGCTTATATGGTAGCAGCTCTTCTTAATTTTTTTGCAGTAAAGAGACTGACAAAAACAAAATTTAGTGTGATACAGTTTTTAGTAAAGCCTATTATATCAGTAGGAGCCATGGGTATATCTGTTTTATTTGTATATACTAGGTTTATAGGTGTATTTGGAAATAGAATCACGACAGTTGCAGCAGTAGGCATAGGAGCATTGATTTATGGAATGATGTTGATTGCAACGGGAAGCATTACAAAAGATGATTTTGATATTTTACCAGGAGGAAGTAAGATAGGAAAAATATTGAGTAGTATAGGATTACTTAGGAAATAA
- the mazG gene encoding nucleoside triphosphate pyrophosphohydrolase, giving the protein MHTLTIIGLGPGSKEYLTLGAFEKMKQTNKVYLRTNKHPVVSFLESEEIHYESFDFFYEKEENFDKVYESIVNSLVDMVQSENIIYAVPGSPFVAENTVQMLMKEAQKNKFLLDFIPSVSFIEALLHTLRKDPIHGLKIIDGLSFDDQIDVQTDTIITQVYNQFVASQIKLKLMEYYPDEHPIIVVRGAGIPNEEKMQEIMLYELDRIHWLDYLTSVYIPKVEGKIRKKYELRDLMNLMVLLRGKDGCPWDQKQTHESLKPHLIEEAYEVLEALDQEDMVLLEEELGDLLLQVVFHALLASEREEFDMHDVIKGICTKLIYRHPHVFKDVVAESSEEAIKSWEGMKRKEKNIKTYTEGLKRIPNHLPALIKSYKVQGKAKEVGFDWDRVEEALKKVEEEYKELLEVYNTEENEKIKEEVGDLLFAVVNVARFLEINPEMALNDTVKKFISRFSFIEENAIKNDRKLEEMSLEEMDELWNLAKIHKKEKNTKNIGKVEGFFNKR; this is encoded by the coding sequence ATGCATACTCTTACCATTATAGGATTAGGACCTGGAAGTAAAGAATATTTGACTTTAGGTGCTTTTGAAAAAATGAAGCAAACAAATAAGGTTTATCTTAGAACAAATAAGCATCCTGTAGTGTCTTTCCTAGAGTCAGAAGAAATTCATTATGAAAGCTTTGATTTTTTCTATGAAAAGGAAGAAAATTTTGATAAGGTTTATGAAAGTATTGTAAATTCCCTAGTAGATATGGTACAATCAGAGAATATTATTTATGCTGTTCCAGGAAGTCCATTTGTAGCAGAAAATACAGTACAAATGCTTATGAAGGAAGCTCAAAAAAATAAATTTTTGCTAGATTTTATTCCTTCGGTAAGTTTTATAGAGGCGCTTTTACACACCTTGAGAAAGGATCCAATACATGGCCTTAAAATCATTGATGGATTAAGCTTTGATGATCAAATCGATGTACAAACAGATACGATTATTACACAAGTATATAATCAATTTGTAGCTTCTCAAATAAAGCTCAAGTTAATGGAATATTATCCAGATGAACATCCTATTATTGTAGTGCGAGGAGCTGGAATCCCTAATGAGGAGAAAATGCAAGAGATTATGCTTTATGAGTTAGATCGTATTCATTGGTTAGATTATCTTACAAGTGTATATATTCCTAAAGTAGAAGGCAAAATAAGAAAAAAATATGAATTAAGAGATCTTATGAACCTTATGGTACTCTTAAGAGGAAAAGATGGATGCCCTTGGGATCAAAAGCAAACTCATGAAAGTTTGAAGCCTCATTTAATAGAAGAAGCTTATGAAGTTTTAGAGGCCTTAGATCAAGAGGATATGGTTCTTTTAGAAGAAGAGTTAGGAGACTTGCTATTACAAGTTGTATTTCACGCACTACTTGCTTCCGAAAGAGAAGAGTTTGATATGCATGATGTAATCAAAGGAATATGTACCAAGTTAATTTATAGACATCCTCATGTATTTAAAGATGTAGTGGCAGAGTCTTCAGAGGAAGCTATAAAAAGCTGGGAAGGCATGAAACGAAAAGAAAAAAATATCAAAACTTATACAGAAGGATTAAAAAGAATTCCAAACCATCTTCCAGCACTGATAAAAAGTTATAAAGTTCAAGGAAAAGCAAAAGAAGTAGGCTTTGATTGGGATCGTGTAGAAGAGGCTCTAAAAAAGGTAGAAGAAGAATATAAAGAGCTTTTAGAGGTATATAATACAGAAGAAAATGAAAAAATAAAAGAAGAAGTAGGAGATTTATTATTTGCAGTAGTAAATGTAGCGAGATTTTTAGAAATCAATCCAGAAATGGCTCTAAATGATACTGTAAAAAAATTCATTTCTAGATTTTCTTTCATAGAAGAAAATGCAATCAAAAATGATAGAAAGTTAGAAGAAATGTCTCTTGAAGAAATGGATGAACTATGGAATTTGGCAAAAATACATAAAAAAGAAAAAAATACAAAAAATATTGGTAAAGTAGAAGGATTTTTCAATAAAAGATAG
- a CDS encoding HU family DNA-binding protein — MNKAELVASMAEKSGLTKKDAEAALNAFINSVEEALAKDDKVQLVGFGTFDVRERKARQGRNPRNPEQVIDIPASKAPVFKAGKALKDMVNA; from the coding sequence GTGAATAAAGCTGAATTAGTTGCTAGTATGGCAGAAAAGTCAGGGCTTACAAAGAAAGATGCAGAAGCAGCATTAAATGCATTTATTAACAGTGTAGAAGAAGCTCTTGCAAAAGATGATAAAGTTCAATTAGTAGGATTTGGTACTTTTGATGTAAGAGAAAGAAAAGCAAGACAAGGTAGAAATCCAAGAAACCCTGAACAAGTAATAGATATTCCTGCTTCAAAAGCACCTGTATTTAAAGCAGGTAAAGCATTAAAAGATATGGTGAACGCTTAA
- a CDS encoding RNA-binding S4 domain-containing protein — MRLDKFLKNSRLIKRRTIAKEACDQGRVSINGKEAKASTEVNVGDKMEITFGTRTTRVEVLDISEHVTKDLAKEMYKIIE; from the coding sequence ATGCGTTTAGATAAATTCTTAAAAAATTCAAGACTTATAAAGAGAAGAACAATTGCCAAAGAAGCCTGCGATCAAGGAAGAGTAAGTATCAATGGAAAAGAGGCAAAAGCATCTACTGAAGTAAATGTTGGAGATAAGATGGAAATTACCTTTGGAACCCGAACAACAAGGGTAGAGGTATTAGATATCTCTGAACATGTAACAAAGGATTTAGCAAAAGAAATGTATAAAATTATAGAATAG
- the yabP gene encoding sporulation protein YabP: MEERRSIKSKNQNIILENREKLSVSGVEHVTSFDENTVILDTAKGVLTIKGSHLDINKLNLDDGNVIVEGEIGTMIYSEKESFGNKGIGFLGKMFK, from the coding sequence ATGGAGGAAAGAAGAAGTATAAAAAGCAAAAACCAAAATATTATTTTGGAAAATAGAGAAAAATTAAGCGTTTCAGGAGTAGAGCATGTAACGAGTTTTGATGAAAATACTGTCATATTAGATACAGCAAAAGGAGTCCTTACAATAAAAGGAAGCCATTTAGATATTAATAAATTAAATCTAGATGATGGAAATGTGATTGTAGAGGGAGAGATTGGGACTATGATCTATAGTGAGAAAGAGAGCTTTGGGAACAAAGGGATAGGATTTTTAGGAAAGATGTTTAAATAA
- the yabQ gene encoding spore cortex biosynthesis protein YabQ, with product MITYVSEQIYVFLATLYGGIIIGFIYDLYRIFRGVFKPKKIATMIEDLIFWIIIGVAAVFVLLFSNDGQIRLYTFLGFVVGATLYYKILSRFVIYLLIKIIRIIQKIFMKICKIILYPINKLIKWIKRPCRVIKKRVSFVGYKIKRIASLPGRVYKECRKYIKWMRRKK from the coding sequence ATGATTACTTATGTATCCGAACAGATCTATGTATTTTTAGCTACTTTATATGGAGGAATTATTATAGGGTTTATATATGATTTGTATAGAATTTTTAGAGGTGTGTTTAAACCTAAGAAAATTGCTACAATGATTGAAGATCTTATTTTTTGGATTATTATTGGAGTGGCAGCAGTGTTTGTACTCCTTTTTTCTAATGATGGCCAAATTAGATTATATACATTTTTAGGATTTGTTGTAGGAGCTACTTTGTATTATAAAATTTTAAGTCGTTTTGTGATTTATTTATTGATAAAAATAATAAGGATCATTCAAAAAATATTTATGAAGATATGTAAAATCATTTTGTATCCTATAAATAAATTGATAAAATGGATAAAAAGACCTTGTAGAGTGATAAAAAAGAGAGTTTCTTTTGTTGGGTATAAAATTAAAAGGATAGCTTCATTGCCAGGGAGGGTATATAAAGAATGTAGAAAATATATAAAATGGATGAGAAGAAAAAAATAG
- a CDS encoding FtsB family cell division protein has product MDKYIKKPKKKKINKIPIFFLVIGLYIGWIFVRQQIELKELKEQENILYKQMAELKKEKAQLEEEKNMGNDPKYIEKIARERLKMVKMNEIIYIDTHKSSQN; this is encoded by the coding sequence ATGGATAAATATATAAAGAAACCAAAGAAAAAGAAAATAAATAAAATTCCTATCTTTTTTTTAGTGATAGGACTTTATATCGGTTGGATTTTTGTCAGACAGCAAATAGAATTAAAAGAGTTAAAAGAGCAAGAAAACATTTTATATAAGCAAATGGCAGAACTTAAAAAAGAAAAGGCTCAATTGGAAGAAGAAAAAAATATGGGTAATGATCCTAAATATATTGAAAAAATAGCTAGAGAAAGATTAAAAATGGTAAAGATGAACGAAATTATTTATATAGATACTCATAAATCTAGCCAAAATTAG
- a CDS encoding S1 domain-containing RNA-binding protein, whose protein sequence is MPVEIGKVVEGTVTGITNFGAFVELPEGKTGLCHISEVADDYVKDIRSYLKEQQKVKVKIVSIDEKGKISLSIRKAISKPPQKPISKPVEVDWKKKESEKRLSFEDKLSQFLKDSEEKQQQVKKHMNTRRGNGFNRKELVR, encoded by the coding sequence ATGCCCGTTGAAATAGGAAAAGTTGTAGAGGGCACTGTGACTGGCATTACAAATTTTGGTGCTTTTGTTGAACTGCCAGAAGGAAAAACAGGGTTGTGCCACATTTCAGAGGTAGCAGATGATTATGTAAAGGATATTCGTAGTTATCTGAAAGAACAGCAAAAGGTAAAGGTGAAAATTGTTTCTATTGATGAAAAAGGAAAAATAAGTCTTTCTATTAGGAAAGCTATATCTAAACCTCCTCAAAAACCAATATCTAAGCCTGTAGAGGTAGATTGGAAGAAAAAGGAAAGCGAAAAGCGCTTGTCTTTTGAAGATAAATTGAGTCAGTTTTTAAAGGATAGCGAAGAAAAACAACAACAAGTGAAAAAGCATATGAATACAAGAAGAGGAAATGGATTCAATAGAAAAGAATTAGTTAGATAA